One window from the genome of Leishmania panamensis strain MHOM/PA/94/PSC-1 chromosome 13 sequence encodes:
- a CDS encoding hypothetical protein (TriTrypDB/GeneDB-style sysID: LpmP.13.0640) — MRLGLAIGRLTQPPPCVVAAMAATAVSGRRPRNTNVPQILSSPARHCSSGTASSSSAGRVRGSCNHFQQQQFHHHSFYEKGSSAPRGSDGAGAGGKQAQSDAAGDSWDSDRSSSSTTASSQQREQDEHTYRMGSATAQQRRQVRQQWEKSFFGRLHYEEGMHGRFAEALKSEEEEAFRLSIAGQSNADLFPQWPEDEQAPLSEFKRLRPSLQLQYIVNRLSSGERRIRYAVDFGSLFMMAQLNLGEMMVTEADTLLRELGWMNDEVAARIEEVQALASKIKYDLDLD, encoded by the coding sequence ATGCGCCTGGGGTTAGCTATTGGCCGGTTGAcgcagcctcctccttgcgtcgtcgcggcgatggcggcaacggcagtcTCTGGGCGGCGCCCGCGCAACACCAACGTACCACAAATACTATCGTCACCggcgcgccactgcagcagcggtactgCATCGTCGTCATCAGCGGGCCGTGTACGAGGCAGCTGCAATCAtttccagcagcagcagtttcACCACCACTCCTTCTACGAGAAGGGCTCTTCGGCACCGCGTGGAAGCGATGGAGCCGGCGCGGGTGGCAAGCAGGCACAGAGCGACGCAGCGGGCGACAGCTGGGACAGTGACCGgtcatcctcgtccaccACGGCATCCTCACAGCAGAGGGAACAGGACGAGCACACGTATCGCATGGGCTCCgccacggcgcagcagcgccggcaggTACGTCAGCAGTGGGAGAAGTCCTTCTTCGGTCGTTTGCACTACGAGGAAGGCATGCACGGTCGGTTTGCCGAGGCGCTTAAgtcggaggaagaggaggcgttCCGGCTGTCCATCGCTGGCCAGTCGAACGCAGACTTGTTCCCCCAGTGGCCGGAGGACGAACAAGCGCCGCTGAGCGAGTTCAAGCGACTTCGTCCATCCCTGCAGCTACAGTATATCGTGAAccggctcagcagcggcgagcgcCGCATCCGCTATGCCGTCGACTTCGGCAGTCTGTTCATGATGGCTCAGCTGAATCTTGGAGAGATGATGGTTACGGAGGcggacacgctgctgcgcgagctgggCTGGATGAACGACGAGGTCGCCGCAAGGATCGAAGAGGTTCAGGCGTTGGCTTCCAAGATCAAGTACGACCTTGACCTCGACTAG
- a CDS encoding hypothetical protein (TriTrypDB/GeneDB-style sysID: LpmP.13.0630), translating into MPSDPVGVKGCLTLPLPVEASLLQGTRHQPKTSSVSAALLLDADQESSEPPRGVTKEQLAAVAADARQQLGQPTYVTLTARQIAAEQRWQQSHSYDRIVQNLHERLGVVTPKPQDASEKRNALSKPLEVVADVTDKAIALRRAEMAEMVARLRRLILEANIAGVPIIPAASLGASGTPCPPCQYCIELTSEETIKKYLIAALQVIVSERVVVPMAGRHGPTSVMSNDLSGGAATLDSFRAHKSRAHRRPAEAVAPARFSVPRCFRVELVPFGLQKVSLHVSVHDNIAEHFFKAHARQQEHPFSFAIDPPFPREWAEWTDAHRQRLLHRVLVDLLHSGATPAVPVALKTVALFPAHVDIIRDALWSSVWSARSLKGWLTISEDAVASYLGEEVMFYYAWMNHYARWLLGTGLLGVLVSMLSSLRLASDAAMAAVPDKVVRSAGTTLVLAPAASSSMTLRRTVQYCLDVALLPLGNAFIVIASVLCIKMWERRCSVLCMKYHLFQQEEDELKHDSRGTPGAISLTGESQLCHPTKYQAMLPQSLTWGVVALFMAGSLGLMVCSLNLDGMVSDPASRLAIPSLRRLAADGGLLDKTVHPIAALLPSLVYSVCIAALSFTFKNLAKHRTRIENYRDCGEYVRALTLKRVAFELFNSYGKLLFIVFGRGSISELASHLQIIFYVAVLSRMMSDTIVPLVVTHRRRVVCRLFRTGSVEPSSRSSHTSQFTPVSLPLSAQGGSSDSPLNEVDEMPDLCDIYMDFIEVLIQFGFILLFAAAYPLASFVALLSNIIKVRSHLFTMCYVMRRPVPRLGVQQNTTWCGIMRGFAIATAIINAFLLALMSNHTPVRWLPKHFTTIGTLGSQRTSDKLRMRGSGSAAAVVNLNRSVNPPVRGLETMPGKGRIVAFDSITIEHVMCLIAIFLLWCIPSTPREVRYYKTCKLRERMTLQ; encoded by the coding sequence ATGCCCTCCGATCCAGTTGGTGTGAAGGGTTGTCTAACGCTCCCCCTGCCTGTCGAGGCGTCGCTTCTACAGGGGACTCGGCATCAGCCAAAGACATCGAGTGTCTCTGCGGCACTTCTGCTCGACGCCGACCAAGAGTCGTCAGAGCCGCCGCGAGGGGTGACGAAGGAACAGctcgctgcagtggcagccgacgcacggcagcagctcggACAGCCGACCTATGTCACCCTGACAGCCCGACAAATcgcggcggagcagcgctggcaacAGTCGCACAGTTACGATCGCATTGTGCAGAACCTGCATGAGCGACTAGGGGTGGTGACGCCAAAGCCGCAGGACgcaagcgagaagaggaatgCGCTGTCAAAGCCGCTGGAGGTGGTTGCGGATGTGACGGACAAGGCCATCGCGCTGCGACGGGCCGAGATGGCGGAAAtggtggcgcggctgcgtcgcctgATTTTGGAGGCCAACATCGCAGGCGTTCCCATCATACCGGCCGCCTCCCTCGGCGCCTCTGGCACCCCGTGCCCGCCGTGCCAGTACTGCATCGAGCTAACGTCAGAGGAAACCATCAAGAAGTACTTGattgcagcgctgcaggtgaTTGTGTCGGagcgggtggtggtgcccaTGGCCGGTCGGCATGGGCCTACTTCGGTGATGAGCAACGACCTCTCCGGTGGCGCGGCGACGCTGGACTCCTTCCGGGCCCACAAAAGCCGTGCACACAGACGGCCGGCGGAGGCAGTGGCCCCGGCGCGGTTCTCGGTGCCGCGGTGCTTCCGTGTAGAGCTGGTCCCGTTTGGCTTACAGAAGGTGTCTCTTCACGTCTCGGTGCACGACAACATCGCTGAACACTTTTTCAAGGCGCacgcgcggcagcaggagcatcccttctccttcgctaTTGATCCACCGTTCCCGAGGGAGTGGGCGGAGTGGACGGAcgcgcaccggcagcggctgttGCACCGCGTTCTTGTCGACCTCctgcacagcggcgccacccCGGCCGTTCCAGTCGCCCTCAAGACGGTCGCGCTCTTTCCTGCTCACGTCGACATCATCCGCGACGCACTTTGGAGCTCCGTCTGGTCCGCCCGCTCTCTGAAGGGGTGGCTGACCATTTCCGAGGATGCCGTCGCCAGTTACCTAGGCGAGGAGGTCATGTTCTACTACGCATGGATGAACCACTACGCGCGGTGGCTGCTGGGGACGGGTCTACTTGGGGTGCTGGTGTCTATGTTGAGCTCCCTACGACTGGCATCTGACGCCGccatggcggcggtgccggaCAAGGTCGTAAGGTCTGCAGGCACCACACTTGTGCTCGCCCCGGCGGCCTCTTCCTCAATGACTCTTCGCCGCACCGTGCAATATTGCCTGGACGTGGCGCTACTGCCACTCGGCAACGCGTTCATAGTCATTGCGAGTGTCCTGTGCATCAAGATGtgggagcggcgctgcagcgtgttGTGCATGAAGTACCACCTTTTCCagcaagaggaagacgagctGAAACACGACTCCCGCGGCACACCAGGGGCAATTTCTCTGACTGGCGAGTCGCAGCTGTGCCACCCGACAAAGTATcaggcgatgctgccgcagtcgctCACCTGGGGCGTTGTTGCCCTCTTTATGGCCGGCTCCCTGGGCCTTATGGTGTGCTCGCTCAACCTCGACGGGATGGTCAGCGACCCGGCGAGTCGTCTGGCGATACCGTCTCTGCGTCGACTCGCGGCGGACGGCGGCCTACTGGATAAAACGGTGCACCCCatcgcggcgctgcttccaTCACTGGTGTACTCGGTGTGCATTGCCGCGCTGAGCTTCACCTTCAAGAACCTGGCCAAGCACCGGACGCGCATAGAGAACTATCGCGACTGTGGCGAGTATGTGCGCGCCCTGACGCTGAAACGCGTCGCCTTTGAGCTCTTCAACTCGTACGGAAAGTTGCTCTTCATTGTCTTTGGACGCGGCAGCATCTCAGAGCTGGCCTCTCATCTTCAAATCATTTTCTACGTTGCAGTTCTTAGTCGAATGATGAGTGACACGATCGTCCCGCTCGTCGTgacgcatcgccgccgcgttGTGTGCCGCCTTTTCCGCACCGGCAGCGTCGAGCCCTCATCACGGTCGTCTCACACGTCGCAGTTCACTCCCGTCTCCCTCCCGCTTAGCGCGCAGGGCGGCAGTAGCGACTCGCCGCTGAACGAGGTGGATGAGATGCCGGACCTGTGTGACATCTACATGGACTTCATCGAGGTACTGATTCAGTTCGGGTTCATCCTactcttcgctgctgcctaCCCCCTCGCGTCCTTCGTGGCACTGCTATCGAACATCATTAAGGTTCGCTCCCACCTGTTCACGATGTGCTACGTCATGCGCCGGCCGGTGCCGCGACTTGGGGTGCAACAGAACACGACGTGGTGCGGCATCATGCGCGGCTTTGCCAttgccaccgccatcatAAACGCATTTCTGCTCGCCCTCATGTCCAACCACACGCCGGTGCGGTGGCTCCCCAAGCACTTCACCACGATCGGCACACTAGGCAGCCAACGCACCAGCGACAAGTTGAGGATGAGGGGCAGTGgtagcgcggcggcggtcgtgAATCTGAATCGCAGCGTGAACCCCCCCGTGAGGGGGCTAGAGACGATGCCGGGGAAGGGGCGCATCGTCGCCTTCGACTCCATAACGATAGAGCACGTGATGTGCCTGATCGCCATCTTCCTGCTGTGGTGCATCCCGTCGACGCCGCGCGAGGTGCGCTACTACAAAACATGCAAACTGCGCGAGCGCATGACACTGCAGTAG
- a CDS encoding ubiquitin-like protein (TriTrypDB/GeneDB-style sysID: LpmP.13.0620) has protein sequence MRVQIRGIPPYSSDDVVVLDNLTVAELRNSLMDRFNIDPATHSIRLLYRGRLMQDANSVSSYGVEEGSTVHIVVQPRQPEGGNSGGGEEHSAGPNQQQQFTIPQFSFSTGGGSGYNYMSGGGFSWQPFASTLAQSISTAFQHQQQTAPQGWSMPSASPSAPGNSPHVAFSYEMGSNVPRNDGTAAAGGSGGDTAAAASNSDPAMAATMNALASQLPWLISSVLSNSLYGNPGAQPQQQSSTAGATPAGQASGGVSAGASMSQAEAQQQVEVDHDGAAQAMTDTETPGQREDATSASAPPHPSAAPTPVTAAGGAAPQPVFNFTAASPSRMEVFVGNPAPPMPHLQYPQHQPSVVHIHVHCTPEELDAIPERLRRLATQIPVGQVTLQPDTTDRSSYRQSTQPEQQQQQQPRTTAASQGNNTSTSVASDTQAPWINEAMSAMLATLGMPQLMQLVAGNYSVLANLRALLQEQVQRRLNGTNRSLDAMAHVAQHEAKQLSERILSMPVVQNLMTQQTTAATSAGRTIEEASQRVGAFRRELPRYLEHFYVAVMQHLCCASTNTAEWSRELRNIVVRYVGMVLSRSARWFEDGSLAFQPAMANIMQTLLQSSGVLQQYPVLQTFSAMLSPMLQSLLGQWEREYDQNMRRSDDNVQFEQDVSQPSPSLLPQPQAQVEGLTVSSDGVAAAPPLTAESASDLLQACNANILDSTVSKRTTTTDRGDDDEARIDDDFEDLAKELMEDADNNASQPATKRVTPDSRLLDTPNRDPPASAEKTPVPGEAAAAAAASQAHLTSAVEGWEDACDVPHSVAERVRVMASRYVGAHAPPPSHARCPHDSTTRAESDDWVMWEASPYHPAASRR, from the coding sequence ATGCGCGTCCAAATCCGAGGCATCCCCCCGtacagcagcgacgatgtCGTCGTCTTGGACAACCTCACCGTAGCAGAGCTGCGCAACAGCCTCATGGACAGATTTAACATCGACCCCGCTACGCACAGCATCCGCCTGTTGTACCGCGGACGACTAATGCAGGACGCCAACTCGGTGAGCAGCTacggcgtggaggagggcagcacGGTGCACATCGTTGTGCAGCCCCGTCAGCCGGagggcggcaacagcggaggcggtgaggaGCACAGCGCGGGCCCGaaccagcaacagcagttCACGATACCACAGTTCTCCTTCAGTAcgggaggcggcagcggctacAACTACATGTCAGGGGGCGGCTTCTCTTGGCAGCCATTTGCCTCTACACTCGCCCAGTCCATCTCCACTGCCTttcagcaccaacagcagaCGGCGCCACAGGGGTGGTCGATGCCATCGGCGAGCCCTTCAGCGCCAGGCAACAGTCCGCACGTGGCCTTCTCTTATGAGATGGGCTCGAACGTGCCGAGGAACGACGGcacggccgccgctggtggtagtggcggtgacacagctgcagctgcatccaACAGCGATCCTGCGATGGCTGCCACCATGAACGCCCTCGCCTcgcagctgccgtggctCATCTCATCCGTCCTTTCCAACTCGCTATACGGCAATCCGggcgcgcagccgcagcagcagtcatcCACCGCAGGTGCGACACCCGCAGGCCAAGCCTCTGGCGGCGTGAGTGCAGGTGCCTCGATGTCGCAAGCAgaggctcagcagcaggtggaggtggaccacgatggcgctgctcagGCGATGACGGACACCGAAACTCCAGGGCAACGCGAGGACGCCACGTCTGCCTCGGCTCCACCGCATCCATCGGCTGCTCCTACGCCTGTCACTGCGgccggtggtgctgcaccgcagcccGTGTTCAACTTCACAGCCGCCTCGCCATCACGAATGGAGGTGTTTGTGGGCAATCCAGCGCCACCGATGCCGCACCTGCAGTACCCGCAGCATCAACCATCGGTCGTGCACATTCATGTGCACTGCACGCCTGAAGAGCTGGACGCGATACcggagcggctgcgacgaCTCGCTACGCAGATCCCCGTAGGACAAGTGACGCTGCAGCCGGACACAACAGATCGTAGCAGCTATCGCCAGTCCACGCAGccggaacagcagcagcagcagcaaccgcgcaccaccgctgcctcccaGGGGAACAACACCAGCACCTCTGTTGCAAGCGACACGCAGGCGCCGTGGATCAACGAAGCTATGAGTGCCATGCTGGCAACGCTTGGAATGCCACAGCTGATGCAACTGGTGGCGGGCAACTACAGTGTCCTCGCGAacctgcgcgcgctgctgcaggagcaggtGCAACGGCGGCTCAACGGGACGAACAGGTCTCTGGATGCCATGGCGCATGTGGCCCAGCACgaggcgaagcagctcaGCGAGCGTATCTTAAGCATGCCAGTCGTGCAGAACCTCATGACGCAGCagacgacagcggcgacgagTGCCGGGAGGACCATTGAAGAGGCGTCTCAGCGCGTGGGCGCGTTCAGGAGGGAGCTTCCACGTTACCTCGAGCATTTCTACGTGGCGGTCATGCAGCACCTCTGCTGTGCCTCGACGAACACGGCAGAGTGGAGTCGTGAGCTGCGCAACATCGTGGTGCGCTACGTTGGCATGGTCCTCAGCCGCTCGGCACGGTGGTTTGAAGATGGCAGCCTCGCCTTCCAGCCCGCCATGGCAAACATTATGCAGACCCTCCTGCAGAGTTCCGGCGTGCTACAGCAGTACCCTGTGCTGCAGACCTTCTCCGCCATGCTCAGCCCGATGCTGCAGTCACTACTGGGTCAGTGGGAGCGAGAGTACGACCAGAacatgcggcgcagcgacgacaACGTGCAATTTGAGCAGGACGTGTCGCAGCCGTCGCCTTCGCTACTCCCGCAACCTCAGGCGCAAGTCGAGGGCCTCACCGTCTCCTCCGatggcgtggcagcggcgccgcctctaACCGCGGAGTCAGCCAGCGACCTGCTGCAAGCCTGCAACGCCAACATCCTCGACAGCACTGTGAGCAAGCGCACAACCACCACGGACcgtggcgacgacgacgaggcacGCATAGACGACGATTTCGAGGATCTGGCGAAGGAACTGATGGAGGATGCTGACAACAACGCGTCTCAGCCGGCAACGAAGAGGGTCACGCCCGACTCACGGCTGTTGGACACGCCAAACAGGGACCCGCCAGCGTCCGCCGAGAAAACTCCTGTGCCcggggaagcagcagcggcagcggcggcctcaCAGGCCCACCTGACGTCCGCTGTGGAGGGCTGGGAAGACGCCTGCGACGTGCCGCACTCGGTCGCCGAGCGGGTGCGTGTCATGGCGTCACGCTACGTTGGGGcgcatgcgccgccgccatcgcatGCGAGATGCCCACATGACTCGACCACGCGTGCCGAAAGTGATGACTGGGTGATGTGGGAGGCGAGCCCCTACCAccccgccgcctcgcgcaggTAG